From a region of the Ketobacter sp. MCCC 1A13808 genome:
- a CDS encoding SPOR domain-containing protein, with protein MTAQPDTNKNLSDTHGQTAQPESSEAQPVLDPFDDARIDGLFFPGGGRQDTLEQLQHLLRYGPALLVLDGDAGVGKHFLVNRMIAMLDPELFDLALIQSNVLNRPQDISSALSTAWRCPQELTLENRQQVLTATAQAADSESKTLLAVVRQAQHLSPESCLLIRELLAITAGLPVKFLLVVDAIELESAGYLYELISQVPDNFQLTLYPLTPEETSEYLAYRLRTAGLGQVRFNDEQLLHIHNQTLGNIQQINEMARDLLAATMPTPVPKPATLSGLPKMHLAALAIMAVVLVLLILMRGSKQPEPDKVDLADRAEQVQPGFADVGDPPAVVLAPGQITEAPATEPQQAGAETDASSDADQREAQDQVSLVEPVVVMDKPDETESVIDPTPEQRAPVEQPVPEPAERAGVVGKTVAGVSDRSAWLGTLPKGDYVIQLLGAKEWKTVETFVNRYSGVKNLAYYRMARHGAPWYVVVQASYPNHDAASAAVTKLPQALQKQGPWIRKAEAIQEEIKNQ; from the coding sequence ATGACTGCACAGCCTGATACGAATAAAAACCTGTCCGATACTCACGGGCAGACTGCTCAGCCGGAATCCTCCGAAGCGCAGCCAGTGCTGGATCCGTTCGATGATGCCCGCATTGACGGGCTGTTTTTCCCCGGAGGAGGCCGCCAGGATACACTGGAGCAATTGCAGCACTTATTACGCTATGGCCCAGCCTTGTTGGTGCTGGATGGCGATGCCGGTGTGGGCAAACACTTTCTTGTGAATCGCATGATTGCCATGCTGGATCCGGAATTGTTTGATCTGGCGTTGATTCAGTCCAATGTGCTGAATCGCCCGCAAGACATATCATCAGCACTTTCGACTGCCTGGCGGTGTCCTCAGGAATTGACACTTGAAAACCGGCAGCAGGTTTTAACGGCCACGGCTCAAGCTGCTGACAGTGAGTCAAAAACATTGTTGGCTGTCGTGCGTCAGGCTCAACACCTAAGCCCGGAAAGCTGTCTGCTTATTCGCGAACTGTTAGCGATCACCGCTGGCCTTCCGGTCAAATTTCTTTTGGTGGTGGACGCAATTGAGCTTGAATCTGCCGGCTATCTATATGAACTGATTAGTCAGGTGCCTGATAATTTTCAACTGACCCTGTATCCGCTTACGCCGGAAGAAACCAGCGAATATTTGGCCTATCGACTGCGCACTGCCGGGCTCGGTCAAGTGCGTTTTAATGATGAGCAGCTGCTGCACATTCACAATCAAACGTTGGGTAATATCCAGCAAATTAATGAAATGGCGCGTGACTTATTGGCAGCGACGATGCCAACGCCGGTGCCCAAGCCCGCGACCCTATCCGGATTGCCCAAAATGCATCTGGCTGCGCTTGCAATCATGGCGGTTGTGCTTGTGCTGTTGATATTGATGCGCGGCAGCAAGCAGCCCGAGCCTGATAAAGTGGACTTGGCGGATCGCGCCGAGCAGGTCCAACCCGGTTTTGCGGACGTTGGCGACCCGCCCGCAGTCGTATTGGCCCCAGGGCAAATCACAGAGGCGCCGGCAACGGAACCGCAGCAAGCCGGTGCGGAGACGGATGCTTCATCCGATGCAGATCAGCGGGAAGCCCAGGATCAGGTGAGCCTGGTTGAACCGGTGGTGGTTATGGATAAGCCGGACGAAACCGAGAGCGTTATCGATCCGACTCCAGAACAGCGTGCTCCTGTCGAGCAGCCTGTGCCCGAACCGGCGGAACGCGCCGGGGTTGTCGGTAAAACAGTAGCGGGTGTGAGTGATCGGTCTGCTTGGTTGGGCACGCTTCCAAAAGGCGATTATGTGATACAGCTGTTGGGTGCCAAAGAGTGGAAGACGGTCGAAACCTTTGTCAATCGCTACTCTGGCGTAAAGAATCTTGCTTATTATCGCATGGCGCGTCATGGTGCTCCCTGGTATGTGGTGGTGCAGGCAAGTTACCCGAATCACGACGCTGCAAGTGCAGCTGTCACAAAATTACCACAAGCGCTGCAAAAGCAGGGGCCCTGGATCCGAAAAGCCGAGGCAATTCAAGAGGAAATAAAAAACCAGTGA
- the aroK gene encoding shikimate kinase AroK, with the protein MSKHGNVILVGPMGAGKSTIGRQLAQLLSYEFVDSDHEIEARTGADIPWIFDVEGEEGFRRREQAVIDQLTLRDGIVLATGGGAVTREENRRVVSARGIVVYLKTSIEQQLTRTAKDRKRPLLQHAEPRKVLTELMKTREPLYQEVADYVVDTDASNIKDVASEIARLITQP; encoded by the coding sequence ATGTCAAAACACGGAAATGTCATTTTAGTAGGCCCGATGGGTGCAGGTAAAAGCACCATCGGGCGTCAGCTTGCCCAATTACTCAGCTACGAATTCGTCGATTCAGATCACGAAATCGAGGCCCGCACCGGCGCGGATATCCCCTGGATTTTTGACGTTGAAGGTGAAGAAGGTTTTCGCCGTCGCGAGCAGGCTGTTATCGATCAACTCACCTTGCGGGACGGAATCGTATTAGCGACCGGTGGCGGAGCGGTTACCCGGGAGGAAAATCGCCGGGTTGTTTCTGCCCGGGGCATTGTCGTTTATCTCAAAACCTCCATCGAACAACAGCTCACGCGCACGGCAAAGGATCGTAAGCGGCCCCTGTTGCAACATGCTGAACCGCGTAAAGTGCTCACTGAATTAATGAAAACCCGTGAACCGCTCTATCAGGAAGTGGCTGATTATGTGGTGGACACCGACGCTTCCAATATCAAGGACGTGGCCAGCGAAATTGCGCGCCTGATTACCCAGCCCTAA
- the aroB gene encoding 3-dehydroquinate synthase, which yields METLSVALGERSYPIYIGGGLLAQLGALLPKLAGKQVLVVTNTTIAPLYLEKVQSALHGYEASSLVLPDGEQYKTLDTLNQIYTALLERKHSRSTTLIALGGGVVGDITGYAAASYQRGVDFIQIPTTLLSQVDSSVGGKTGVNHPLGKNMIGAFHQPKAVIADTDCLSTLPERELSAGLAEVIKYGLIRDTQFLDWIERNMSLLRGHQSEALGYAIKRSCEIKAEVVAADEREGGVRAILNLGHTFGHAIEADQGYGQWLHGEAVGAGMVMAAVLSQKEGYLSQADIDRTQAIIEAAGLPVAGPPNMTENDYLERMAVDKKNIDARIRLVLLQALGDAVVTTNFDQTNLRATLDDCTA from the coding sequence ATGGAAACCCTGAGTGTTGCATTGGGTGAACGCAGTTATCCGATCTATATTGGCGGTGGGTTGTTGGCTCAACTCGGGGCATTGCTGCCCAAGCTTGCAGGCAAGCAAGTGCTGGTTGTCACCAACACCACCATCGCACCGCTGTATCTCGAAAAAGTCCAGTCGGCATTGCACGGATACGAGGCATCAAGCCTGGTATTGCCCGACGGTGAACAATACAAAACCCTCGATACCCTCAACCAAATCTATACTGCTTTGCTGGAGCGGAAGCACAGCCGCAGCACCACATTAATCGCATTGGGTGGTGGGGTGGTGGGTGATATTACCGGATACGCGGCAGCCAGCTATCAGCGCGGTGTTGATTTCATACAAATACCCACAACCCTGCTTTCTCAAGTGGATTCGTCGGTCGGCGGCAAAACCGGGGTTAATCACCCGTTGGGTAAAAATATGATCGGTGCGTTTCATCAGCCGAAGGCCGTGATTGCCGATACCGATTGCCTTTCGACGCTGCCGGAGCGGGAACTCTCGGCTGGTCTGGCCGAAGTCATAAAATACGGATTAATCCGGGATACCCAGTTTTTGGATTGGATTGAACGTAATATGAGTCTGCTGCGGGGGCATCAAAGCGAAGCCCTGGGGTATGCGATCAAGCGGTCTTGTGAAATTAAAGCGGAAGTGGTCGCGGCAGACGAGCGCGAAGGCGGTGTCCGGGCGATCCTGAATCTGGGGCATACTTTCGGTCACGCGATTGAAGCGGATCAGGGGTATGGGCAATGGTTGCACGGTGAGGCTGTGGGCGCGGGTATGGTTATGGCGGCAGTGTTATCCCAGAAAGAGGGCTATCTGAGCCAAGCTGATATTGATCGCACCCAAGCAATTATTGAAGCGGCCGGTTTGCCAGTTGCCGGGCCCCCAAATATGACAGAGAATGATTATTTAGAGCGAATGGCCGTGGACAAAAAAAATATTGATGCGCGGATTCGCCTGGTGTTATTGCAGGCCCTGGGGGATGCAGTAGTGACGACCAATTTTGATCAAACCAATCTCCGGGCCACATTGGATGACTGCACAGCCTGA